Proteins encoded within one genomic window of Methanosarcina barkeri str. Wiesmoor:
- a CDS encoding IS4-like element ISMba6 family transposase translates to MSPCPPPTLEDSLREMFPEEWLRQTAKETGLIVRERKIDPVIIFWVLTLSFGVRLQRTLASLKREYETESQKTISDSSWYYRFTPELVEFLHQCVIHGMEELAKEPGRKLSKKLETFQDVVIQDSTIVRLHSSLADKFPAARSRTVAAGVKVGVMVSAIANGPRTIALYSEKTAEIKTLKIGPWIKDHILLVDLGFYKTQMFARVEENGGYFVSRIRKNMDPILVSIEEGLSKTKSKEFAGKPVSECIKQLSGKDIDAVVKIEFKRREYKGKQKQDEMIVRLVAVYNDEDEKYHIYITNIQKDILNAKDIANLYGARWDIELLFKELKSKYSLDVLETKNVQVIEALIWTAILTLIVSRRIYSLVRKSTTHPEKMARYTQLRWSTIFAENASDLLTVILHRCGIQRTFETIMSVYESQALDPHVNRERFRDEWFE, encoded by the coding sequence ATGTCTCCTTGTCCCCCACCTACTCTTGAAGACTCTCTTCGGGAAATGTTTCCCGAAGAGTGGTTAAGGCAAACTGCCAAAGAAACTGGTCTTATAGTACGTGAACGTAAAATTGACCCTGTCATTATCTTTTGGGTTTTAACTCTCAGTTTTGGCGTACGCTTGCAGCGTACACTTGCCAGTTTAAAACGAGAATATGAAACTGAGTCACAAAAAACCATAAGTGATAGCAGCTGGTACTATCGTTTTACTCCAGAACTTGTTGAGTTTCTTCACCAGTGTGTAATTCATGGCATGGAAGAGCTTGCAAAAGAACCTGGTAGGAAACTTAGCAAGAAACTCGAAACCTTCCAAGATGTTGTCATTCAGGACAGCACAATTGTTCGTCTCCATTCCTCGTTAGCAGACAAGTTTCCTGCAGCAAGATCAAGAACAGTAGCTGCAGGAGTAAAAGTTGGAGTTATGGTAAGTGCAATTGCTAACGGACCTAGAACCATTGCTCTGTACTCTGAAAAAACAGCTGAGATAAAGACATTAAAAATAGGTCCCTGGATCAAAGACCATATTCTCCTTGTTGATCTTGGTTTCTACAAAACTCAAATGTTTGCAAGAGTTGAAGAAAATGGGGGATATTTTGTCTCAAGGATTAGGAAGAATATGGACCCTATTCTTGTTTCTATTGAAGAGGGACTTTCTAAGACAAAAAGCAAAGAGTTCGCTGGAAAACCTGTTAGTGAATGTATTAAGCAACTTTCTGGAAAAGATATTGATGCAGTTGTAAAAATAGAATTCAAAAGAAGAGAGTATAAAGGCAAGCAAAAACAGGACGAGATGATTGTACGCCTTGTTGCCGTATATAACGATGAGGATGAAAAATACCACATTTACATCACAAATATTCAGAAAGATATTTTGAATGCAAAAGACATTGCAAACTTATATGGGGCAAGATGGGACATAGAACTGTTGTTTAAGGAATTGAAAAGCAAATACTCGCTGGACGTTCTTGAAACAAAGAATGTGCAGGTAATTGAAGCTCTAATCTGGACAGCAATATTGACACTAATCGTTAGCAGAAGAATCTATTCTCTTGTCAGAAAATCAACAACTCATCCTGAAAAAATGGCTAGATATACGCAGTTACGTTGGAGTACAATATTTGCAGAGAATGCATCAGATTTATTGACAGTAATTCTGCATAGATGTGGAATTCAAAGAACTTTTGAAACGATAATGAGCGTATATGAAAGTCAAGCATTAGATCCTCATGTAAACAGAGAAAGGTTTAGAGATGAATGGTTTGAGTAA
- a CDS encoding VWA domain-containing protein, giving the protein MMTGFDSPYILIFLLIIPLIYYLHKKARIQKKNEAIKFSNLAFIKSALGDTKKSKRDVHLFYLSLVAISLMIIGFANPHIPLEQTKEGVNVVLVMDVSGSMQAQDYTPSRLEAAKSSAEILINSLKSKDYAGIVTFESGATTAAYLSPYKEKVIEKLRNVAPKEGSTAIGDGLSLGIDMASSIPNKKKVIILLSDGVNNAGYISPDEAIQYAKANNIQVYTIGMGSNGNVLLGYDWFGNPQYAELDEATLQAIANDTGGKYFKSIDDKTLDEIYKNISENIKREKEETNIKDWFFFAALLVLLIQIYYRYGKGRILQ; this is encoded by the coding sequence ATGATGACAGGTTTTGACTCTCCTTATATTCTTATATTCTTGCTGATAATTCCGCTTATTTATTATCTGCATAAAAAAGCCAGGATACAGAAGAAGAACGAAGCGATAAAATTCAGCAACCTAGCTTTTATAAAATCCGCATTGGGTGACACTAAAAAGTCAAAAAGAGATGTACATCTTTTTTATCTGTCGCTAGTGGCCATCAGCTTGATGATAATAGGTTTTGCAAATCCTCATATCCCTCTGGAACAAACCAAAGAAGGAGTAAATGTTGTACTGGTAATGGATGTTTCAGGAAGTATGCAGGCCCAGGATTACACCCCATCAAGGCTGGAGGCAGCAAAATCATCGGCTGAAATACTGATCAATTCTCTTAAAAGTAAGGATTATGCGGGAATTGTCACTTTTGAATCCGGGGCTACTACTGCAGCTTATTTAAGTCCCTATAAAGAAAAAGTAATTGAAAAACTTCGCAATGTTGCACCAAAAGAAGGCAGTACTGCTATTGGGGATGGACTTAGCCTTGGGATTGACATGGCTTCGTCTATTCCAAACAAGAAAAAAGTAATCATATTGTTAAGTGACGGTGTGAATAATGCAGGTTATATTAGTCCTGATGAAGCGATCCAGTATGCTAAAGCTAACAACATTCAGGTCTATACTATCGGTATGGGTTCAAACGGTAATGTGTTACTTGGATATGACTGGTTTGGGAACCCACAGTATGCGGAACTTGATGAAGCTACACTGCAGGCCATTGCAAATGATACCGGAGGAAAGTATTTCAAATCCATCGATGACAAAACACTAGATGAAATTTACAAGAACATCAGCGAGAACATAAAAAGAGAAAAAGAAGAAACAAACATCAAAGACTGGTTCTTCTTTGCAGCGCTTCTGGTATTACTTATCCAGATATATTATAGATACGGAAAAGGAAGGATACTGCAATGA
- a CDS encoding DUF58 domain-containing protein yields the protein MSIQIEIFSRGFSSGDFLQEIFTSEEVYKSHRVVCYMQSAKEVIKQVKRIEISTKQQVEGLITGNYHSVFKGQGIDFSEIREYRAGDDVRAIDWKVTARFNRPFIKEFVEERDLRVYFAIDMSASGSFGSNITKKQKAIDIAASLMFAAMENNDNVGLFIFTEGIEKYIPARKGRKHVLKLLSTLISYEPVAKKTDIMNSMQAIAMLLKRRSIVFVISDFCSDDFSKPLKVMKNRHDIVALRVSDKREQELPDVGLIELEDEETGEQLLVDTSNEEFRIRYAELVMEHNESLQRLFRKMKIDMVDLVTDEPYETALKKFFRTRKIRR from the coding sequence ATGAGCATCCAGATCGAGATTTTCTCCAGGGGATTTTCGTCAGGAGATTTTCTCCAGGAAATTTTCACTAGTGAAGAAGTGTATAAATCACATCGGGTTGTGTGCTATATGCAGAGTGCAAAAGAAGTTATTAAGCAAGTAAAACGTATAGAGATCAGCACAAAACAACAAGTCGAAGGACTGATCACTGGAAACTATCACTCTGTATTCAAGGGTCAAGGTATCGATTTTTCTGAAATCAGAGAATACAGGGCAGGTGACGATGTCCGTGCAATTGACTGGAAGGTTACTGCAAGGTTCAACCGTCCTTTCATTAAAGAATTTGTTGAAGAAAGAGACCTGCGTGTCTATTTTGCTATAGATATGTCGGCTTCCGGAAGTTTTGGAAGTAACATCACAAAGAAGCAAAAAGCAATAGATATCGCAGCAAGCTTGATGTTTGCAGCCATGGAAAACAACGATAATGTTGGGCTTTTCATTTTTACGGAAGGGATTGAAAAGTACATTCCGGCCAGAAAAGGCAGGAAACATGTTCTTAAGTTGCTCAGCACATTGATTTCCTATGAACCTGTTGCAAAAAAAACAGACATCATGAACAGTATGCAGGCCATTGCTATGCTGCTCAAACGAAGAAGTATCGTCTTTGTAATCTCAGATTTTTGTTCGGATGACTTTTCAAAGCCTCTTAAAGTGATGAAAAACCGACATGATATCGTTGCATTAAGAGTATCTGACAAACGCGAACAGGAACTTCCTGACGTTGGTCTTATCGAACTTGAAGATGAGGAAACCGGTGAGCAACTTCTGGTCGATACTTCCAATGAAGAGTTCAGGATACGCTATGCAGAACTTGTCATGGAACATAATGAATCTTTACAAAGACTCTTCCGGAAAATGAAGATCGACATGGTTGACCTCGTTACAGATGAACCATATGAAACCGCACTTAAGAAATTCTTTAGGACCAGAAAAATAAGGAGATAA
- a CDS encoding MoxR family ATPase has protein sequence MDENIQKLNERASYYSEKILKLRTEIKNKIIGQDEIIDNMIIALISQGHILLEGVPGLAKTLMARTMAECLDCDFVRLQFTPDLLPADITGTKIYNHNEASFFTLKGPIFSNFILADEINRAPPKVQSALLEAMQERQVSIQGETFKLERPFLVMATQNPIESEGTYKLPEAQVDRFMFKLLIDYPTKDAEIEIIERFTQGIQPQISKILTSEQIIEIQDFNSQIYADRKIKDYVAQVVDATRHPQAYDVDAEGYIEYGASPRASLWLILAAKAHAMLSGRGYVIPEDIKAVAYNVLRHRILLNYEAEVEEVTSDQIIAQILNKVKVP, from the coding sequence ATGGACGAAAATATTCAGAAGCTTAATGAAAGAGCGAGCTACTATTCTGAAAAGATCTTAAAACTAAGAACTGAGATTAAAAACAAGATAATCGGGCAGGACGAAATCATTGACAATATGATTATAGCACTGATTTCCCAGGGGCATATTCTGCTTGAAGGGGTCCCTGGACTCGCAAAGACCCTCATGGCCAGGACAATGGCAGAATGTCTTGATTGTGATTTTGTGAGACTTCAATTCACGCCTGACCTGTTGCCGGCAGATATAACCGGTACCAAAATATACAACCACAACGAAGCTTCCTTTTTCACACTTAAAGGCCCTATTTTTTCTAACTTTATTCTTGCCGACGAAATAAATCGTGCTCCTCCAAAGGTTCAGTCGGCACTTTTAGAAGCAATGCAGGAAAGGCAGGTAAGTATACAGGGAGAGACTTTCAAACTCGAGCGTCCTTTCCTTGTAATGGCAACACAGAACCCGATAGAGTCAGAAGGTACCTATAAGCTTCCTGAAGCACAGGTAGACAGGTTCATGTTCAAACTTCTTATTGATTATCCCACTAAGGATGCCGAAATTGAGATCATTGAGAGGTTTACTCAGGGTATACAGCCTCAAATATCGAAGATACTCACATCTGAACAAATTATTGAGATCCAGGATTTCAATTCCCAGATATATGCTGACAGAAAGATCAAGGACTATGTGGCACAGGTTGTGGACGCAACGAGACACCCTCAAGCTTACGATGTTGACGCCGAAGGATACATAGAATACGGAGCATCTCCACGTGCATCCTTATGGCTTATACTTGCTGCAAAAGCACATGCAATGCTTAGCGGGAGAGGATATGTGATCCCTGAAGACATAAAAGCTGTTGCATACAATGTGCTTCGGCATCGTATACTTCTTAACTACGAGGCAGAAGTTGAAGAAGTCACCAGTGATCAGATAATTGCACAGATACTGAACAAAGTAAAAGTGCCATGA
- a CDS encoding DUF1036 domain-containing protein — MTNIYFRNDTSFSIYVAIKRYNPGTCGGSGDWLVKGWWEIKPRSSQRIGSTNNSYFYYYAEGNGYTWGGDSISYVEQQAFGHCDNSTLGRRVGMREDNCNNYDTYTVSLYI; from the coding sequence GTGACCAATATTTATTTTAGAAATGACACATCTTTTTCGATATACGTTGCTATTAAGCGCTATAATCCAGGTACATGTGGGGGATCTGGTGACTGGCTAGTAAAAGGGTGGTGGGAGATTAAGCCTCGTAGTAGCCAAAGAATAGGTTCGACGAATAACTCCTACTTTTATTATTATGCTGAAGGGAATGGGTACACGTGGGGTGGAGATTCTATTTCCTATGTAGAGCAACAAGCATTTGGCCATTGCGATAATAGTACTTTAGGAAGACGTGTTGGAATGCGAGAAGATAATTGCAATAATTATGATACCTATACGGTTTCCCTTTATATTTAA
- a CDS encoding PGF-pre-PGF domain-containing protein, with the protein MLTYVPVALCMTPPVVYVAGNESGDFNCSGENDHITINQALKFVTENPSYTTVYLKGPFTYVIDDTLQIGSNTILEGDSNATIKLVRNAGWSSTKPLIKESNSSSHNITIRGFTIDGDREGNANIESGNGYHNLIHFSDCQNVSVYNMYLTNNHGDGLKTDNCSNIIFCNNEVYLLGHDVLYASTSSNVKAYNNRITCRTNSGLRLYNTNHAKFYDNKITSEGSGGVGIEIQRDGASMDDIEVYNNTIYETALAGIWFFSQGSNSKSSANVHIHHNQIYDTGTVSGNKVIGGILSVGFNATIENNVIDGAHGAGIVQNAAFFSAPAGSGYVVTVRNNIITNTRTSAVGGNGSGICNMLTDTHAFILQNNSLYNNAGGNYIGVQAPLLDIIADPQYVDRDKHDYHLKSKTGRWNGSCWVNDNITSPCIDAGYPFSDYSNEPEPNGNRINIGMDGNTWYASKSEFEVLNNSSDNSSSNEDSDDSDGSRGSKGSRSSSGGSGGSGSSGGSPEPAKNVEVKELSQVFITNGKSVKFDFVNNATCVVYVDFDAKKTVGKTTTIVEMLKNKSVLVSDLPSDEVYKFFNLWVGNGGYGNSKNIENPVVCFKVEKSWIEDNNIGQASITLNRYNDTKWDSLSTSLSGEDDTYLYFITETPGFSPFVITGKTTGKTTENKILAELPPEPDTQTLKQSSGYTGSDIKKKTEYTGNVQAENKKTGNTSTYWKENVSLPGFEIISGIVCLLGVLLYRRK; encoded by the coding sequence ATGCTTACATACGTTCCTGTTGCTTTGTGCATGACACCACCAGTTGTTTACGTTGCTGGAAATGAGAGTGGTGATTTTAACTGCTCTGGAGAAAATGATCACATCACAATTAACCAGGCCCTTAAATTTGTTACCGAAAACCCTAGTTACACAACTGTTTATCTCAAGGGGCCTTTCACATATGTTATAGACGATACTCTTCAGATTGGCAGCAATACAATCCTTGAAGGAGATTCCAATGCAACAATAAAATTAGTACGAAATGCTGGATGGTCATCTACTAAACCTTTGATTAAAGAAAGTAACTCCAGTAGCCATAACATTACTATTCGCGGTTTTACCATTGATGGAGACAGGGAAGGAAATGCCAATATAGAAAGCGGAAATGGTTACCATAATCTTATCCACTTCAGTGATTGTCAGAACGTAAGTGTATACAATATGTATCTGACCAATAACCACGGAGATGGCTTAAAGACTGACAACTGTTCTAATATAATATTCTGTAATAATGAGGTATACTTATTAGGGCATGATGTTCTCTATGCCAGTACCTCTTCAAACGTGAAAGCTTACAATAACAGGATTACCTGCAGGACAAACAGCGGCCTGAGATTATATAATACAAATCATGCGAAGTTCTACGATAATAAAATTACATCAGAGGGGTCTGGCGGGGTAGGAATTGAAATCCAGAGAGATGGAGCATCTATGGATGATATTGAGGTGTACAATAACACAATATATGAGACTGCACTTGCAGGCATCTGGTTTTTCTCACAGGGATCAAATTCCAAATCGTCTGCAAATGTCCACATTCACCATAATCAGATCTATGATACCGGAACAGTTTCAGGCAACAAAGTAATAGGCGGAATCTTATCCGTCGGATTTAATGCTACCATTGAAAATAACGTGATAGATGGCGCACACGGGGCTGGTATTGTGCAGAATGCTGCTTTTTTCTCAGCTCCGGCTGGTTCAGGGTATGTAGTTACAGTAAGAAATAACATAATAACGAACACTCGCACATCAGCAGTTGGAGGAAATGGATCTGGAATATGTAACATGCTTACAGACACCCACGCTTTTATCCTGCAGAATAATTCTTTATATAACAACGCTGGTGGGAACTATATAGGTGTTCAGGCGCCACTTTTGGATATAATAGCGGATCCTCAATACGTGGACAGGGATAAACACGACTATCACCTGAAGTCAAAAACAGGACGCTGGAATGGGAGTTGTTGGGTGAATGACAATATAACTTCCCCATGTATCGATGCCGGATATCCTTTCTCTGACTATTCCAACGAACCAGAACCCAATGGAAATAGAATAAACATAGGTATGGACGGAAATACCTGGTACGCCTCAAAATCCGAATTTGAGGTGTTAAACAATAGTAGCGACAATAGCAGTAGCAATGAGGACAGTGATGACAGTGATGGTAGCAGAGGTAGCAAGGGTAGCAGAAGCAGCAGTGGCGGTAGTGGAGGCAGTGGCAGTAGCGGTGGCTCTCCCGAGCCTGCAAAAAACGTTGAAGTAAAAGAACTTTCGCAGGTGTTTATTACAAATGGAAAATCTGTAAAATTTGATTTCGTAAATAATGCAACCTGCGTTGTTTATGTGGATTTTGACGCAAAAAAGACAGTAGGTAAGACAACAACCATTGTAGAGATGCTGAAAAATAAATCCGTTCTGGTTTCAGACCTGCCTTCGGATGAAGTCTATAAATTCTTTAATCTCTGGGTTGGAAACGGTGGATATGGAAACTCGAAGAATATAGAAAATCCGGTTGTATGTTTCAAAGTTGAAAAATCCTGGATTGAGGATAACAATATCGGCCAGGCTTCAATAACCCTGAACAGGTACAATGATACAAAATGGGACTCGCTTTCAACCAGCCTGTCAGGGGAAGATGACACGTACTTGTATTTCATAACCGAAACTCCTGGATTCTCTCCCTTCGTAATAACGGGTAAGACAACAGGTAAGACGACAGAAAATAAAATTTTGGCTGAACTCCCGCCAGAACCTGACACTCAGACTCTTAAACAAAGTAGTGGATATACAGGATCAGATATTAAAAAGAAGACTGAGTATACAGGAAACGTACAAGCAGAGAATAAAAAAACAGGAAACACAAGTACATATTGGAAAGAAAATGTGAGCCTGCCTGGATTTGAAATCATTTCTGGCATTGTCTGCCTGCTTGGCGTACTCTTGTATAGAAGAAAATAA